In Oncorhynchus nerka isolate Pitt River linkage group LG21, Oner_Uvic_2.0, whole genome shotgun sequence, the genomic window cgagagagaggaaacaggctaAGGGCAGTTGGGGCCTGGACAGACGGCACGGTGTGATCATCATCTTAAGACACGTTGTGTAACTGGACCCAGGGGTGACATAAAAATACAAAATGGACCCGTGGGAATAGTTTTACTGCACTGCAGTTGCTTGAATTGAGTAACATGAATTAAGTAGTCTAGCTTTTGTTCACAATTGTCCAGATTCCATTTTCTTTTCAATACATGTAATTCTACTCTAAAAATACACAATACTGCAGAGTAGAGTTGAATATAATCCCAGTCCAGAACCCTGTACCGTCTTTAGGAAAGATGGTGGGTAGTCTGGCATCCACAGTCTTGATCGATCTGGTTTTCAGGCGGCCCTTGTAGATATGTCCGTTCAATCTGTACTCAACATGATAACTTGTATAAATGGCTCAACAAACGTGATTGACCAGGTGTATTCCTATGGGCTGGCAGTGGTCTAGTTGTCTGTCAGTACAGTAACCCACAGTAGGTGAGGTTGGCCTCACTCACCTGAATGCGCAGTGGGGAGCTGGAGATGGGCGGTGTCTCCTCCTCAGCCTGGATGAAGTGGCTGAAGTGCTGCAGGCGGGTGTAGCGGCGGTTGGGGTAGGTCACGGTGTGGCTGCCTCCACAGCTCCGGGACATGGCCAGGTAACTGTAGTCCGCCATCTCAGGGATGCGCTCGCTAGGATGGATACAGGAGTGGAGGTTGAAGGTCGGAAGATGAACACTTCTAGAGGTTTTAAACAGACCTGACAGTACAATATTTATAGTTTGTAGTTAAATTTGGTCACCCTGCCTCCCTGACACTTCTCTAAACCATAACAAAGCAATATGGACAACTTTTTGGTCCGTCCCCTGTTTCAATACATGTGCTCCCGGCTTCCCTGCCTGACCCTTTCCTGACTCACTGCTTGGGCAGACTCTGGCTGGTCCTCTGCAGCGGGCCTTGGATGTGTGGATAGCGGGAGCTCCCGATCTCCCTCAGAGCCCCCTGGCTGTAGGTGTGCTCTGGGCCAGATAGGTGGCTCTGCACTCTCTCTATCTGCCTACACATCATGGTGTGGATCTGCTGCACCTGCATCATGGCCCTTTCGGAGCTGGCCATCTCAAAGTGTCCGTGGTTGGTCCCTGGCCTCAGgctgagatggagggagagctgGCCATCTCAAAGTGGCCGTGGTTTGGTCCCTGGCCTCAGGCTGAGATGGAGGAAGAGCTGGCCATCTCAAAGTGGCCGTGGTTGGTCCCTGGCCTCAGgctgagatggagggagagctgGCCATTTCAAAGTGGCCGTGGTTGGTCCCTGGCCTCAGgctgagatggagggagagctgGCCATCTCAAAGTGGCCGTGGTTGGTCCCTGGCCTCAGgctgagatggagggagagctgGCCATCTCAAAGTGGCCGTGGTTGGTCCCTGgctgagatggagggagagctgGCCATTTCAAAGTGGCCGTGGTTGGTCCCTGGCCTCAGgctgagatggagggagagctgGCCATTTCAAAGTGGCCGTGGTTGGTCCCTGGCCTCAGgctgagatggagggagagctgGCCATTTCAAAGTGGCCGTGGTTGGTCCCTGGCCTCAGgctgagatggagggagagctgGCCATCTCAAAGTGGCCGTGGTTGGTCCCTGGCCTCAGgctgagatggagggagagctgGCCATCTCAAAGTGGCCGTGGTTGGTCCCTGgctgagatggagggagagctgGCCATTTCAAAGTGGCCGTGGTTGGTCCCTGGCCTCAGgctgagatggagggagagctgGCCATTTCAAAGTGGCCGTGGTTGGTCCCTGGCCTCAGgctgagatggagggagagctgGCCATTTCAAAGTGGCCGTGGTTGGTCCCTGGCTTCAGGCTGAGAAGGAGG contains:
- the LOC115110684 gene encoding uncharacterized protein LOC115110684, whose amino-acid sequence is MADYSYLAMSRSCGGSHTVTYPNRRYTRLQHFSHFIQAEEETPPISSSPLRIQFQKPGCVTPVRPQSAKTQRSRSASGSSVRDRPHVFFRLPVPGYPSPELVPC